In Micromonospora sp. WMMA1363, a genomic segment contains:
- a CDS encoding metallophosphoesterase, producing MDGQENEQQKGRGGSAPEGGRIRRFALRGPGWRGPTRWRALRAVGVTLAILVVTLAGIMIGALAGGRVSTDIGPFQADLTMAPALAGSTTIDVPPLGALLLDSHDGPTHLTVELGALDQGRTQALLHDPASINRASQTAVEDIRAGVLRLGLRTVASTVLVTLALALLVFRDARRAAWAGGLALAVTAGSLGTAAATLRPQAIEEPRYEGLLVNAPAIVGDARRIANDYTRYAEQLQRIVGNVSQLYTTVSALPVYDPEPGTTRVLHISDMHLNPAAWQLIRTVVEQFGIDVVVDTGDMTDWGSEPEASYVGSIGLLQKPYVFIRGNHDSGRTAAAVARQRNTIVLDNTTTTVAGLTIAGIGDPRFTPDKSTSPAGSGLTKETADQLIGVGDQLAATARSSPRPVDIALVHDPASAGPLAGATPLVLAGHTHHREVSRLPQEPGQSPTLLMVQGSTGGAGLRGLEGEEPTPLSMSVLYFDKEKLLTAYDDITVGGTGQAQVNLQRHVVENPKVGVPAPVTPTPTR from the coding sequence ATGGACGGACAGGAGAACGAGCAGCAGAAGGGGCGGGGCGGCTCGGCCCCGGAGGGCGGCCGCATCCGGCGGTTCGCGCTCCGCGGGCCAGGCTGGCGGGGCCCGACCCGGTGGCGTGCCCTCCGGGCGGTCGGTGTGACACTGGCGATCCTCGTCGTGACCCTGGCCGGGATCATGATCGGAGCACTCGCCGGCGGCCGGGTCAGCACCGACATCGGGCCTTTCCAGGCGGATCTGACGATGGCGCCGGCCCTCGCCGGCAGCACCACCATCGACGTCCCGCCGCTCGGCGCGCTGCTGCTCGACAGCCACGACGGGCCGACCCACCTGACCGTGGAACTGGGCGCGCTCGACCAGGGCCGGACGCAGGCGCTCCTGCACGACCCGGCCAGCATCAACCGGGCGAGCCAGACCGCGGTGGAGGACATCCGCGCGGGGGTGCTGCGGCTCGGTCTGCGGACGGTCGCCTCGACCGTACTGGTCACGCTCGCGTTGGCCCTGTTGGTGTTCCGCGACGCCCGTCGGGCGGCATGGGCGGGCGGGCTCGCGCTGGCGGTGACCGCCGGCAGCCTCGGCACCGCCGCCGCCACCCTGCGCCCGCAGGCGATCGAGGAACCACGCTACGAGGGGCTACTGGTCAACGCGCCGGCCATTGTCGGTGACGCCCGCCGGATCGCCAACGACTACACGCGGTACGCCGAGCAGCTCCAGCGCATCGTCGGCAACGTCAGCCAGTTGTACACCACGGTCTCGGCGTTGCCGGTGTACGACCCGGAACCCGGCACCACCCGCGTGCTGCACATCTCCGACATGCATCTCAACCCCGCCGCCTGGCAGCTGATCCGTACGGTGGTCGAGCAGTTCGGCATCGACGTGGTGGTCGACACCGGCGACATGACGGACTGGGGCAGTGAGCCGGAGGCGTCCTACGTCGGCTCGATCGGGCTCCTCCAGAAGCCGTACGTCTTCATCCGGGGCAACCACGACTCGGGGCGGACGGCTGCGGCGGTGGCCCGCCAACGCAACACGATCGTGCTCGACAACACGACCACCACCGTCGCCGGACTGACCATCGCCGGCATCGGGGACCCGCGCTTCACCCCCGACAAGAGCACCTCACCGGCCGGCAGCGGCCTCACCAAGGAGACCGCTGACCAGCTCATCGGTGTCGGCGACCAACTCGCCGCCACGGCCCGCAGCTCGCCCCGGCCGGTGGACATCGCGCTGGTGCACGACCCCGCGTCGGCCGGGCCGCTGGCGGGTGCCACCCCCCTGGTGCTCGCGGGGCACACCCACCATCGTGAGGTGTCCCGGCTGCCGCAGGAGCCCGGCCAGTCCCCCACCCTGCTGATGGTGCAGGGCTCGACCGGTGGCGCCGGCCTGCGCGGCCTGGAGGGCGAAGAGCCGACGCCGCTGTCGATGAGCGTCCTCTACTTCGACAAGGAGAAACTGCTCACGGCGTACGACGACATCACCGTGGGCGGCACCGGGCAGGCCCAGGTGAACCTCCAGCGGCACGTGGTGGAGAACCCGAAGGTCGGTGTCCCCGCCCCGGTCACCCCCACCCCGACCCGCTGA